The region CGGACTCCGACCAGGCTGAGGCAGCCGACGCCGCGGCGGGCGTGCCCGCCGAGGAGGAGGCGCTGCGTGTCGAGGGCGAGGACGCCCTCGAGGCCGATGCGGCCCTCGAGGCCGAGCCGGACGGGCTGGACGAGGCAGAGGACGCGGCCGAGGCAGAGGACGCGGCCGAGGCGGAGGAAGCGGCCGAGGCGGAGGAAGCGGACGCCGCCGAGGCAGAGGTCGTCGACCCGGTCGAGGCGCTCCGCGAGGAGCTGCGCGGACTGCCCGGTGAGTGGTACGTGATCCACACCTACGCGGGCTACGAGAAGCGCGTGAAGGCCAACCTGGAGCAGCGTGCCGTCTCGCTGAACGTCGAGGACTTCATCTACCAGGCCGAGGTCCCCGAGGAAGAGATCGTCCAGATCAAGAACGGCGAGCGCAAGAACGTCCGGCAGAACAAGCTGCCCGGCTATGTGCTCGTCCGCATGGACCTGACGAACGAGTCGTGGGGTGTCGTCCGCAACACTCCGGGCGTCACCGGCTTCGTGGGCAACGCCTACGACCCGTACCCGCTGACCCTGGACGAGATCGTCAAGATGCTCGCCCCCGAGGCCGAGGAGAAGGCCGCCAAGGCCGCGGCCGAGGAGAGCGGCATGCCGGCGCCGAGCCGCAAGGTCGAGGTCCAGGTGCTGGACTTCGAGGTCGGCGACTCGGTCACGGTCACCGACGGCCCGTTCGCGACCCTGCAGGCGACGATCAACGAGATCAACGCCGACTCGAAGAAGGTCAAGGGCCTGGTGGAGATCTTCGGCCGGGAGACCCCGGTCGAGCTGAGCTTCGACCAGATCCAGAAGAACTGAGTCTCCTCTACGGAACTTCCGAACAGGTCAGACGGGCTTTCACGGCCGGTCTGACCTGCTCGGTTTTTAGGCGCACACCTATACCCGTTATCGTTGTGCGGTATGCCTCCATCCGGATGATCCGGTTCGGAGGCGAACCACCTCTCACTAGGACCCGGAGAGAGCATGCCTCCCAAGAAGAAGAAGGTCACGGGGCTGATCAAGCTCCAGATCCAGGCCGGCGCCGCGAACCCGGCCCCGCCGGTCGGCCCCGCGCTGGGCCAGCACGGCGTCAACATCATGGAGTTCTGCAAGGCCTACAACGCCGCGACCGAGTCGCAGCGTGGCATGGTCGTGCCGGTGGAGATCACGGTCTACGACGACCGCTCCTTCACCTTCGTGACCAAGACCCCGCCGGCCGCCAAGCTGATCCTCAAGGCCGCGGGCGTGGAGAAGGGCTCCGGCGAGCCGCACAAGACCAAGGTCGCCAAGATCACCAGCGACCAGGTGCGTGAGATCGCCACCACCAAGATGCCCGACCTGAACGCCAACGACCTGGACGCCGCCGCGAAGATCATCGCCGGCACCGCCCGTTCCATGGGCATCACGGTCGAGGGCTGACACCTCCACGGCGAGGGCCTCGAGCCCCCGCAGCCACGTGTGGCAGGGCCAAGCGCTGGCCCGGACCACGAACTCCACAACATCAGGAGCAACAGTGAGCAAGCGCAGCAAGACTCTCCGCGCTGCGGAGGCCAAGATCGACCGGGAGCGCAACTACGCCCCGCTCGAGGCCGTCCGTCTCGCGAAGGACACCTCCGCGACCAAGTTCGACGCGACCGTCGAGGTCGCCATGCGCCTGGGCGTCGACCCGCGCAAGGCCGACCAGATGGTCCGCGGCACCGTGAACCTGCCGCACGGCACCGGTAAGACCGCCCGGGTCCTGGTCTTCGCGACCGGTGACCGTGCTGCGGCCGCGGAGGCCGCCGGCGCCGACATCGTCGGCTCCGACGAGCTCATCGACGAGGTGTCCAAGGGGCGTCTGGACTTCGACGCCGTCGTCGCCACCCCGGACCTCATGGGCAAGGTCGGCCGCCTCGGCCGGGTGCTCGGTCCGCGTGGTCTGATGCCGAACCCGAAGACCGGAACCGTCACCCCGGACGTGGCCAAGGCCGTCACGGAGATCAAGGGCGGCAAGATCGAGTTCCGCGTCGACAAGCACTCCAACCTGCACTTCATCATCGGCAAGCTCTCGTTCGACGAGACCAAGCTGGTGGAGAACTACGCCGCGGCGCTGGAGGAGATCAACCGTCTCAAGCCGTCCGCCGCGAAGGGCCGCTACATCAAGAAGGCGACCCTGACCACCACGATGGGCCCCGGCATCCCGCTGGACGCCAACCGCACCCGCAACCTGCTGGTCGAGGAAGAGGCCGTCTGAGGCCGCCCCTGAACCAGCGCACCACGGTGTGCAACCGCCGGGCCCCCGCACCGCGTCGAAGGTGCGGGGGCCCGGCGTCTTTCGTTGTCGGTCCGCTCCGCTAAAGTCACTGCAGACGTAAAAGAGAAATAAAAATAAGGGGGAGCCGTGCGCGGTACTCATGTCGGTGCGCGTTGGGCTATAGCCGCTGGAAGCGTCGTTCTCATGGTCGGCCTCACCGCGTGCGGGAGCGAGAAGTCCGACGACGGCAAGGCCGG is a window of Streptomyces violaceusniger Tu 4113 DNA encoding:
- the rplA gene encoding 50S ribosomal protein L1 — encoded protein: MSKRSKTLRAAEAKIDRERNYAPLEAVRLAKDTSATKFDATVEVAMRLGVDPRKADQMVRGTVNLPHGTGKTARVLVFATGDRAAAAEAAGADIVGSDELIDEVSKGRLDFDAVVATPDLMGKVGRLGRVLGPRGLMPNPKTGTVTPDVAKAVTEIKGGKIEFRVDKHSNLHFIIGKLSFDETKLVENYAAALEEINRLKPSAAKGRYIKKATLTTTMGPGIPLDANRTRNLLVEEEAV
- the nusG gene encoding transcription termination/antitermination protein NusG, with amino-acid sequence MSDPNLNDAAEPVESREDELDIVEAADSDQAEAADAAAGVPAEEEALRVEGEDALEADAALEAEPDGLDEAEDAAEAEDAAEAEEAAEAEEADAAEAEVVDPVEALREELRGLPGEWYVIHTYAGYEKRVKANLEQRAVSLNVEDFIYQAEVPEEEIVQIKNGERKNVRQNKLPGYVLVRMDLTNESWGVVRNTPGVTGFVGNAYDPYPLTLDEIVKMLAPEAEEKAAKAAAEESGMPAPSRKVEVQVLDFEVGDSVTVTDGPFATLQATINEINADSKKVKGLVEIFGRETPVELSFDQIQKN
- the rplK gene encoding 50S ribosomal protein L11, whose translation is MPPKKKKVTGLIKLQIQAGAANPAPPVGPALGQHGVNIMEFCKAYNAATESQRGMVVPVEITVYDDRSFTFVTKTPPAAKLILKAAGVEKGSGEPHKTKVAKITSDQVREIATTKMPDLNANDLDAAAKIIAGTARSMGITVEG